A window of Mangifera indica cultivar Alphonso chromosome 11, CATAS_Mindica_2.1, whole genome shotgun sequence contains these coding sequences:
- the LOC123229237 gene encoding probable flavin-containing monooxygenase 1 translates to MMKKVAIIGAGVSGLLACKHTLEKGFNPIVFEARSCAGGIWSQTLESTKLQSPKSFYQFSDFPWPPSVTETFPDHNQVMDYLQAYATRFNLFSRIKFNTRVISIDHLITPSGNLENVLSSNFWGGSGRSFSPFGKWNVTVQDAQNPSSPTEAYQVDFVILCIGRYSDLPNLPEFPINKGPEVFDGKVLHSMDYAAMDDDKAAEFIKDKRVAVIGFQKSALDVAAEVSTRNGTRHPCTLLFRTVYWTVPDHFVPFTFRNLNRFTEFMHHRPGEGFFLWILATLLSPMLWIFSKVVELYLKWIYPLKKYKMIPGHGFLQQISSCMFTSLPSNFYDRVEEGSLILRKYERLNFCKNGLLVDREMSPLATDVVILATGFRSDEKLKNIFKSTYFQKHIAGSAPFYRDCIHPRIPQLAILGYSESPAFIYTTEMRSKWLAHFLAGKFELPSITEMGHDVLQWEKCMRRNAGEGYKRHCVSTMLQIHCNDQLCKDMGKNPWRKNSFFAELFAPYGPSDYKNLSQECS, encoded by the exons atgatgaagaaagtTGCAATAATCGGTGCCGGAGTCAGTGGTCTTCTTGCTTGCAAACATACTCTAGAGAAGGGTTTTAATCCCATTGTGTTCGAGGCAAGGAGTTGCGCAGGTGGAATTTGGTCTCAGACCTTGGAGTCCACAAAGCTCCAATCGCCCAAGAGTTTTTACCAGTTCTCTGATTTTCCATGGCCGCCTTCTGTCACCGAAACATTCCCGGATCACAACCAAGTCATGGACTACCTCCAAGCTTATGCTACTCGCTTCAACCTCTTTTCCAGGATCAAATTTAACACCAGAGTCATTTCTATTGACCACCTTATCACGCCTTCTGGTAATCTTGAAAATGTCCTCTCTTCCAATTTTTGGGGCGGTTCTGGTAGATCCTTCTCTCCCTTTGGAAAATGGAATGTCACTGTACAGGATGCTCAAAATCCATCATCCCCCACTGAG GCTTACCAGGTGGATTTCGTGATACTGTGCATTGGGAGGTACAGTGACCTCCCAAACCTGCCAGAATTTCCAATAAACAAAGGCCCTGAAGTTTTTGATGGAAAGGTCTTACATTCCATGGATTATGCTGCTATGGATGATGATAAGGCAGCTGAATTCATCAAAGACAAGCGTGTTGCAGTCATTGGGTTCCAGAAATCAGCCTTGGATGTAGCAGCAGAGGTTTCAACTAGAAATG GAACCAGACACCCATGTACTCTGTTATTCAGGACAGTTTATTGGACAGTTCCCGATCACTTTGTTCCATTCACATTCCGAAATTTAAATCGCTTCACAGAGTTCATGCATCACAGGCCTGGTGAAGGATTCTTCCTCTGGATTTTAGCCACTCTTCTCTCACCCATG CTTTGGATATTTTCTAAAGTGGTGGAGCTATATCTGAAATGGATATATCCATTGAAGAAATACAAGATGATTCCTGGTCATGGCTTCCTTCAACAGATTTCTTCATGCATGTTCACAAGTCTGCCATCTAACTTCTACGACAGAGTCGAAGAAGGAAGCCTCATTTTAAGGaaatatgaaagattaaatttttgcaAAAATGGTTTGCTTGTGGACCGGGAGATGAGTCCTCTAGCAACAGATGTTGTTATCTTGGCAACCGGTTTTAGAAGTGACGAAAAGcttaaaaacattttcaaatcaaCCTACTTCCAGAAGCACATAGCTGGCTCAGCCCCATTCTACAG GGATTGCATTCATCCCAGAATTCCCCAGTTGGCAATTCTTGGATATTCAGAAAGTCCGGCCTTTATATACACCACAGAGATGAGAAGCAAGTGGCTAGCACATTTTTTGGCTGGAAAATTTGAGCTGCCATCCATAACTGAGATGGGACATGATGTTCTGCAGTGGGAAAAATGCATGCGGCGTAATGCAGGTGAGGGCTACAAAAGGCACTGTGTCAGCACGATGCTGCAAATACATTGCAATGATCAGCTGTGCAAGGACATGGGTAAAAATCCCTGgagaaaaaattcattttttgctGAGCTATTTGCTCCTTATGGTCCTTCAGATTACAAAAATTTATCCCAAGAATGTAGCTAG